A DNA window from Staphylococcus warneri contains the following coding sequences:
- a CDS encoding PTS transporter subunit IIC: protein MSKNSTKMGGKIFFSNILNAVGAGVVIALLPNALLGELLKFFKDGNEILETIFRLVTVIQSFMAFIVGVLAAHQFKFNGSGAAIVGTSAMLGSGAIIFNNQGIMIKGIGDIINIILVVMIACFLYLLFQGKLGSFEMIILPVLIPVVSGTIGMMTLPYVQVVTHTIGKLINSFTDLNPLTMSILISVTFSLLMVTPISLVAIATAIGLTGLGSGAANMGIVAACVTFLFGSLRVNSIGVNLVLLIGAAKMMIPVYLKHLIIAIPLIINGVVTGIIAYFIGIKGTPLSAGFGYTGLVGPINALNRMPGDQMTNIIMLVVGYFIIPFISGFIVHELCKKFIQSYSDEIYKFEIPKD from the coding sequence ATGAGTAAAAATAGTACTAAAATGGGTGGTAAAATTTTCTTTAGTAATATTCTAAATGCAGTTGGTGCAGGAGTTGTAATTGCCTTATTACCTAACGCTTTATTAGGAGAGTTACTTAAATTTTTTAAAGATGGTAATGAGATCTTAGAGACTATCTTTCGTCTTGTTACGGTTATACAGTCTTTTATGGCATTTATAGTAGGAGTTTTAGCAGCTCATCAATTTAAATTCAATGGGTCAGGTGCTGCTATTGTTGGTACTTCTGCTATGTTAGGTTCAGGCGCAATAATATTTAATAATCAAGGCATTATGATTAAAGGTATTGGGGATATAATCAATATTATTTTAGTAGTGATGATTGCCTGTTTTTTATATTTATTATTCCAAGGAAAATTGGGCTCATTTGAAATGATTATTTTACCAGTTTTAATTCCAGTTGTTAGTGGAACTATTGGTATGATGACATTACCATATGTTCAAGTCGTTACTCATACAATTGGTAAATTGATTAATTCATTTACTGATCTTAATCCATTAACGATGTCAATTTTAATTAGTGTGACTTTCTCTTTACTTATGGTTACACCAATTTCATTAGTAGCCATTGCTACTGCGATAGGTTTAACTGGATTAGGTAGTGGTGCGGCGAATATGGGTATTGTTGCTGCTTGTGTTACATTTTTATTTGGATCTTTAAGAGTTAATTCTATTGGGGTCAATTTGGTATTGCTTATTGGTGCAGCTAAAATGATGATACCTGTTTATTTAAAACATTTAATCATAGCTATTCCTCTAATCATTAATGGAGTTGTTACTGGTATTATTGCTTATTTCATAGGTATCAAAGGTACACCTTTATCTGCTGGATTTGGATATACTGGCCTTGTTGGACCTATAAATGCTTTAAACCGTATGCCTGGAGATCAAATGACAAATATTATCATGCTAGTTGTAGGGTACTTTATTATTCCATTTATCAGTGGATTTATAGTACATGAATTATGTAAAAAATTTATACAATCATATAGTGACGAAATATATAAATTTGAAATTCCTAAAGATTAA